A single region of the Legionella oakridgensis ATCC 33761 = DSM 21215 genome encodes:
- the hslU gene encoding ATP-dependent protease ATPase subunit HslU, which yields MTDTKTMMTPREIVEELDRFIIGQDEAKRAVAIALRNRWRRLQIEDDALRNEIMPKNILMIGPTGVGKTEIARRLARLAEAPFIKVEATKFTEIGYVGRDVDSIIRDLADIAVKQERELAMKKVQQLAEDAAEERVLDVLLPPARGTMTAERDSSTRQVFRKQLREGTLDDNEIEIEVAASPVGIEIMAPPGMEEMTNQLQSMFQQVGSGRTKTRKLPIRKAMKLLCEEEAAKLINEEDIKTRAIENVEQNGIVFIDEIDKVAKRAEHGGDVSREGVQRDLLPLVEGTTVSTKYGMIKSDHILFIASGAFHVAKPSDLIAELQGRLPIRVELSALSVEDFVRILTEPNASLTEQYIALMATEGLHLAFDATGIRRIAEVAWQVNERTENIGARRLYTVMERLLEVVSFEATDKAGESILVDEQYVNDHLGKLVADEDLARYIL from the coding sequence ATGACCGATACAAAAACCATGATGACCCCTCGCGAGATTGTAGAAGAGTTAGATCGCTTCATTATTGGTCAAGATGAAGCTAAGCGGGCCGTGGCTATCGCACTTCGTAACCGCTGGCGGCGGTTGCAAATTGAAGATGATGCCTTACGCAATGAAATCATGCCCAAAAACATTCTTATGATTGGACCAACCGGCGTGGGTAAAACGGAAATAGCCCGACGTTTGGCAAGACTCGCTGAAGCACCTTTTATAAAAGTTGAAGCCACCAAATTTACCGAAATAGGTTATGTAGGACGCGACGTTGATTCAATCATCCGTGATTTGGCGGACATTGCCGTCAAACAGGAACGTGAACTGGCAATGAAAAAAGTACAGCAGCTTGCTGAGGATGCTGCAGAAGAGCGCGTCCTGGATGTCTTATTGCCACCGGCTCGAGGCACTATGACGGCTGAACGAGATTCATCCACCCGCCAGGTTTTTCGCAAGCAATTGCGCGAAGGAACGCTGGATGATAATGAAATTGAAATAGAAGTAGCAGCCTCTCCAGTAGGCATAGAAATCATGGCACCTCCTGGCATGGAAGAAATGACTAATCAGTTGCAATCCATGTTTCAACAGGTAGGAAGCGGACGGACCAAAACAAGAAAATTGCCAATTCGTAAAGCCATGAAATTGCTTTGTGAAGAGGAAGCAGCAAAACTGATTAACGAGGAAGACATTAAAACTCGTGCCATCGAAAACGTTGAACAAAATGGCATTGTATTCATCGATGAAATCGATAAAGTGGCCAAGCGTGCTGAACACGGTGGTGATGTTTCGCGTGAAGGGGTACAGCGTGATTTGTTGCCTTTGGTAGAAGGTACGACGGTATCGACCAAATACGGTATGATAAAATCCGATCATATTTTATTCATTGCATCTGGTGCTTTTCACGTCGCCAAACCTTCTGATTTAATTGCTGAACTTCAGGGGCGTCTTCCAATTCGTGTGGAATTGTCTGCATTAAGCGTTGAAGATTTTGTTCGCATTCTGACAGAGCCTAATGCATCATTAACTGAGCAATACATTGCCTTGATGGCTACAGAGGGCTTACATCTTGCTTTTGATGCCACAGGGATTCGCCGTATTGCTGAAGTGGCTTGGCAGGTTAATGAGCGTACTGAAAATATTGGTGCTCGTCGCCTGTATACGGTCATGGAGCGTCTCTTGGAAGTGGTTTCCTTTGAAGCTACGGATAAAGCTGGGGAATCGATTCTTGTGGATGAGCAGTATGTCAATGATCACTTAGGTAAATTGGTCGCCGACGAAGATTTGGCTCGTTATATTCTGTAA
- the hslV gene encoding ATP-dependent protease subunit HslV, whose protein sequence is MEQFRGTTILSVRRGNNVVIGGDGQVTLGNTVMKGNARKVRRLYKDKVIAGFAGGTADAFTLFERFESKLELHQGHLVRAAVELAKDWRTDKILRRLEALLAVADHKSSLIITGNGDVIEPEESLMAIGSGGPFAQAAARALLENTDLSAMDIVKKALTIAGEICIYTNHNLTIEELDSE, encoded by the coding sequence TTGGAACAATTTCGTGGTACGACTATCTTGTCGGTCAGACGAGGAAACAATGTGGTGATTGGCGGAGATGGTCAGGTAACGCTTGGCAATACGGTCATGAAAGGCAATGCCCGCAAGGTTCGGCGGTTATACAAAGATAAGGTAATTGCCGGGTTTGCTGGGGGAACGGCAGACGCTTTTACCCTTTTTGAGCGTTTTGAAAGCAAGCTTGAATTGCATCAGGGGCATTTGGTTCGGGCAGCGGTAGAGTTGGCAAAGGACTGGCGTACGGATAAAATTTTGCGTCGTCTGGAGGCGTTACTGGCTGTGGCTGATCATAAATCGTCGTTAATCATCACAGGAAATGGTGATGTTATTGAACCTGAAGAAAGTTTAATGGCAATTGGTTCAGGCGGGCCATTTGCTCAGGCAGCGGCGCGTGCCTTGCTTGAAAATACCGATTTATCTGCCATGGACATCGTCAAAAAAGCATTAACCATCGCCGGTGAAATTTGTATTTACACCAACCATAATTTAACCATTGAAGAATTGGATAGTGAGTAA
- the rpmE gene encoding 50S ribosomal protein L31, with protein sequence MRASIHPEYEIIKVTCSCGHSFETRSTLCHDLAIEVCAQCHPFYTGKQKLVDTGGRVQKFRDRYKSRGNAQKEA encoded by the coding sequence ATGAGAGCTTCAATCCATCCTGAATATGAGATCATCAAAGTAACCTGTAGTTGCGGACATTCATTTGAAACTCGTTCGACCTTATGTCATGATTTGGCCATTGAAGTCTGTGCTCAATGCCATCCTTTTTATACAGGCAAGCAAAAGCTGGTGGATACAGGGGGTAGGGTGCAGAAGTTCCGTGATCGCTACAAGTCACGTGGTAACGCGCAAAAAGAGGCTTAA
- the wrbA gene encoding NAD(P)H:quinone oxidoreductase: MSKPYVLILYYSRYGAIAKLAQYIARGVGYVDGVEARIRTVPPVSATCEAVDKTIPDLGAPYASLDDLRHCQALALGSPTRFGNMAAPMKYFLDGTTPLWLAGDLVNKPACVFTSSASMHGGQETTLLSMMLPLLHHGMLLVGLPYTEPVLSATKTGGTPYGATHVSGINHDNLLSEDEIILAKKLGERLARITVQMNKK; encoded by the coding sequence ATGTCTAAACCTTATGTATTAATATTGTATTATTCAAGATATGGTGCGATTGCAAAACTTGCGCAATATATTGCTCGTGGCGTAGGTTATGTGGATGGAGTTGAAGCACGTATCCGAACGGTTCCTCCTGTTTCTGCCACTTGCGAGGCCGTGGATAAGACCATTCCGGACCTTGGAGCCCCTTACGCTTCTTTAGATGATTTACGCCATTGCCAGGCACTTGCTTTGGGAAGTCCCACGCGGTTTGGTAATATGGCAGCCCCTATGAAATATTTTCTGGATGGCACAACACCATTATGGTTGGCTGGTGATTTGGTTAATAAACCGGCCTGCGTTTTTACCTCATCTGCTTCCATGCATGGTGGCCAAGAGACAACTTTGCTGAGTATGATGCTGCCTTTATTGCATCATGGTATGCTGCTCGTAGGGTTACCTTATACAGAACCTGTTTTAAGTGCGACAAAAACAGGCGGGACGCCTTATGGGGCTACCCATGTGTCTGGGATAAATCATGATAATCTTTTGAGTGAGGATGAAATTATTCTGGCCAAAAAACTGGGGGAGCGCTTGGCAAGGATTACGGTGCAAATGAATAAAAAATAA
- the xth gene encoding exodeoxyribonuclease III: MLKLASWNVNSLKVRLEQVIAWFQNNEVDVLALQETKLINEQFPCKVFQEMGLHVVFSGQKTYNGVALISRQPIESVVTDIPGFIDPQRRVLVATIADVRVVNLYVPNGGEVGSDKYQYKLNWLAKITTFIKEQLRQYPKLAVVGDFNIAPEDKDVHDPIAWQGSVLVSPLERQAFAALLDLGLKDSFRRLHPQEITYSWWDYRAAAFRRNMGLRIDHILLSDSLLERCVESQIDSEPRRVERPSDHAPVWVQLA, translated from the coding sequence GTGCTTAAATTAGCCAGTTGGAATGTGAACTCTCTGAAGGTTCGTTTGGAGCAAGTTATTGCCTGGTTTCAAAACAATGAGGTGGATGTGTTGGCTTTACAGGAAACCAAACTAATTAATGAACAATTCCCTTGTAAAGTATTTCAGGAGATGGGGTTGCATGTGGTTTTTTCCGGCCAGAAAACCTACAACGGCGTAGCCTTGATCAGCAGGCAACCCATTGAATCGGTAGTGACCGATATTCCCGGATTTATTGATCCGCAGCGACGAGTGTTGGTGGCCACTATCGCAGACGTTCGTGTCGTTAATTTGTATGTTCCCAATGGCGGAGAAGTGGGTTCTGATAAATATCAATATAAATTAAATTGGCTGGCAAAAATAACGACATTTATAAAAGAGCAACTGCGTCAATATCCCAAACTGGCGGTGGTGGGCGATTTTAATATTGCTCCAGAAGATAAGGACGTCCATGACCCAATAGCATGGCAAGGATCGGTGCTGGTGAGTCCTCTCGAACGTCAGGCATTTGCAGCACTTCTTGATTTAGGATTAAAAGACAGTTTTCGCCGCCTTCATCCCCAGGAAATCACCTACAGCTGGTGGGACTATCGTGCGGCTGCGTTTCGCCGTAATATGGGCTTGCGTATTGACCATATCTTGCTTAGCGATTCTTTGCTTGAGCGATGTGTGGAAAGTCAGATTGATAGTGAACCGCGTCGCGTAGAACGTCCTTCCGATCATGCCCCTGTTTGGGTCCAGCTTGCCTAG